A portion of the Saccharospirillaceae bacterium genome contains these proteins:
- a CDS encoding ABC transporter permease, producing the protein MLRYVLLRLVAALPQLLLISLLAFVIMKAAPGSPVASLVGGREFMSATDYDRVADNLGLNDPLITQYGDWLGNLLQGDWGFSLKDGRPVSQVIWSATLNTALLMSVAATGIVVLSLLLGYVAGRWAQSPADYLTSGLALVSFATPAFWLGLLLILFFSVVLDWLPSSGMMTLGKADTVSSRIQHLILPVVTIILAHAGPYIRLIRGSVRDVLASDYYRAAVARGLPPRTLMWRYELPNALTPFITWCGVSLPLLMGGAFIVEWIFSWPGLGQLFLKSAIGKNYTVLMAAVLVTGMLVILGNLITDLLVAWLNPKMRRQYADV; encoded by the coding sequence ATGTTGCGTTATGTGTTGCTGCGACTGGTTGCCGCGTTACCGCAATTATTGCTGATCAGTCTGCTGGCGTTTGTCATCATGAAAGCCGCACCGGGCTCGCCGGTGGCCAGCTTAGTCGGTGGTCGGGAATTTATGTCGGCGACGGATTACGACCGGGTTGCGGATAATCTCGGTTTAAACGATCCGTTAATTACTCAATACGGTGATTGGTTAGGCAATCTGCTTCAGGGTGATTGGGGATTTTCGCTAAAAGACGGTCGCCCGGTCAGTCAGGTGATCTGGAGTGCCACGCTTAATACCGCGTTATTAATGTCCGTTGCAGCAACGGGGATTGTGGTGTTGTCTTTGTTACTGGGGTATGTCGCCGGACGTTGGGCACAATCGCCAGCCGATTATCTGACCAGTGGTCTGGCGCTGGTGAGTTTTGCCACTCCGGCATTCTGGCTGGGATTATTACTGATTTTATTCTTCTCGGTGGTGCTCGATTGGTTACCGTCTTCCGGCATGATGACGCTGGGCAAAGCAGATACGGTTAGCAGTCGGATACAACATCTGATTTTACCGGTAGTCACCATTATTCTTGCCCATGCGGGCCCTTATATTCGTTTGATTCGTGGCAGTGTGCGTGATGTGCTGGCATCGGATTATTACCGCGCTGCGGTGGCTCGGGGATTACCGCCACGAACGTTAATGTGGCGCTACGAATTGCCCAATGCTCTAACGCCGTTTATTACCTGGTGTGGTGTGTCGTTACCCTTGCTGATGGGTGGCGCTTTTATTGTTGAATGGATTTTCTCCTGGCCTGGTCTTGGTCAGTTATTTCTTAAATCCGCCATCGGTAAAAATTACACCGTATTAATGGCTGCGGTTCTGGTAACCGGTATGCTGGTGATTCTTGGCAATTTAATTACGGATTTATTGGTCGCCTGGTTGAACCCGAAAATGAGGCGCCAGTACGCCGATGTTTAA
- a CDS encoding ABC transporter substrate-binding protein, which produces MNVSFFAVSALFRVSILWGITLASLTACDQSTRWQESDIAGNDAISREDTLIVARATEPEWLNPVAGHQHADADKSIFRGLFKLNLDNRLVPDMAQSWSVSDDGKVYTIKLRDGIKWHDGVAFTAEDVKFTIESIQNPDNHSGLRKEVEEINNVRVIDPLTVQISLSQPLSPLPGRLKIGMVPKHALAGKDFNTDRFNFDQPIGTGPYQFKSRRPGEYLELVANPDFYDGAPAFKRVIYKFLPDPNVRLVQLKKGEIDVAALTPKQIAAVKDDDVFRIETTPSADYRVMMFNHRDPLFADVRVRQAIQFATDREALVKGALLGYGSAAYAPLQFNRMTAAPAHLLKHDNDIQRAEQLLNQAGWQRNSDGLMEKDGKLFSFVLTAPVSSPVRVDLATLLASQLQRLGIEAKVDVKDWAVIDIPQTQALILGGGLPGDADDDLYRFFSSYMLDAGSNYSGFSNPDVDALLIAGRRTTNDLQRVQIYRHLQRELTENPPYNYLVYLEHVYGVRKGLQGFQKKIFGHGTSPLWNIEQWRNANPAPNTNTISAPAAEQHSQAASH; this is translated from the coding sequence GTGGGGCATAACTCTGGCCAGTCTGACAGCCTGTGACCAATCGACCCGTTGGCAAGAATCGGACATTGCGGGCAACGATGCCATTTCCCGTGAGGATACGCTAATTGTTGCCCGAGCCACCGAACCAGAGTGGCTAAACCCAGTGGCTGGGCATCAGCATGCGGATGCCGATAAATCGATATTCCGCGGTTTGTTTAAGCTCAATCTGGATAATCGTCTGGTGCCGGATATGGCGCAGTCGTGGTCGGTATCGGACGATGGCAAGGTGTACACCATCAAATTACGCGATGGCATTAAATGGCACGACGGCGTTGCGTTTACCGCTGAGGATGTGAAGTTTACCATCGAGAGTATTCAGAATCCGGACAATCACAGCGGTTTGCGCAAGGAAGTGGAGGAGATTAATAACGTCCGTGTGATTGATCCGTTAACGGTTCAGATCAGCCTCAGTCAGCCGTTGTCGCCACTGCCGGGGCGGTTAAAAATCGGCATGGTTCCCAAACATGCATTAGCCGGTAAAGATTTTAATACCGATCGGTTTAATTTCGATCAGCCGATTGGTACCGGCCCGTATCAATTTAAGTCACGTCGTCCGGGTGAATATCTGGAACTGGTGGCCAACCCGGATTTTTACGACGGTGCGCCGGCATTTAAGCGGGTGATTTATAAATTCCTGCCGGATCCGAATGTGCGTTTGGTGCAACTGAAAAAAGGCGAAATTGATGTTGCCGCACTGACACCAAAACAAATTGCGGCGGTAAAAGACGATGATGTTTTTCGCATCGAAACAACTCCGTCTGCGGATTACCGGGTGATGATGTTTAATCATCGCGATCCGTTATTTGCCGATGTGCGGGTACGTCAGGCAATTCAGTTTGCTACGGATCGTGAGGCATTGGTGAAAGGTGCCTTACTGGGCTACGGCAGCGCCGCTTATGCGCCGCTGCAATTTAATCGTATGACGGCAGCGCCAGCGCACTTACTGAAGCACGATAATGATATTCAGCGTGCCGAGCAGTTATTAAACCAGGCCGGTTGGCAGCGCAATAGCGATGGCCTGATGGAAAAAGACGGCAAGCTATTTTCGTTTGTATTAACGGCACCGGTCAGTTCTCCGGTTCGGGTGGACCTGGCGACACTATTGGCCAGCCAGTTACAGCGGCTGGGTATCGAAGCCAAAGTCGATGTAAAAGACTGGGCGGTGATTGATATTCCGCAAACCCAGGCGTTAATCCTGGGTGGTGGTTTACCGGGCGACGCTGACGATGATCTGTACCGTTTCTTCTCGTCTTATATGCTGGATGCTGGCAGCAATTACAGCGGCTTCAGTAATCCCGACGTTGATGCGCTGCTGATTGCTGGTCGCCGTACCACCAATGATCTGCAACGGGTTCAGATTTATCGTCACCTGCAGCGTGAACTGACGGAAAATCCGCCGTACAACTATTTGGTGTATCTGGAGCATGTATACGGCGTGCGCAAAGGGTTACAGGGATTCCAGAAAAAGATCTTTGGTCATGGCACTTCACCGCTGTGGAATATCGAGCAATGGCGTAACGCAAACCCAGCTCCAAATACAAACACAATTTCAGCGCCAGCCGCTGAACAGCATAGCCAGGCGGCCAGCCACTGA